From Acidobacteriota bacterium, one genomic window encodes:
- a CDS encoding HAD-IA family hydrolase: MVVEAKGLLFDMDGVLISSIGSVRRSWRKWAKMYGIPDADNYEVPHGMRAIEIVKSLRPDIDAEEGLRVVEDIEVDDTDDLKVLPGVKALLESLPPDRWAIVTSATKRLTVERLKVAGLPLPERLITADMVERGKPDPEPYIRGAALLGFSSAECVVVEDAPSGVGAGKAAGSRVLGVTGTHTLEELHQADWVVSSLEGLAVVSSGAGMELQFPAVR; encoded by the coding sequence ATGGTGGTGGAGGCGAAGGGTCTGCTGTTCGACATGGATGGTGTGCTGATCAGCTCGATCGGGTCGGTGCGGCGGAGCTGGAGGAAGTGGGCGAAGATGTATGGCATTCCCGATGCCGACAACTATGAAGTGCCGCATGGGATGCGGGCGATCGAGATTGTAAAGAGTCTGCGGCCTGATATCGACGCCGAGGAAGGTCTGCGGGTCGTCGAAGACATTGAGGTCGACGATACGGATGATTTGAAGGTGTTGCCGGGAGTGAAGGCGTTGCTGGAGAGCCTGCCTCCGGATCGGTGGGCGATTGTGACCTCGGCGACGAAGCGTTTGACGGTGGAGCGGCTGAAGGTGGCGGGTTTGCCGCTGCCGGAGCGGTTGATTACGGCGGACATGGTGGAGCGGGGCAAGCCCGATCCTGAGCCTTATATACGCGGGGCGGCATTGCTGGGCTTTTCGAGCGCCGAGTGCGTCGTGGTGGAGGATGCTCCTTCTGGCGTGGGCGCGGGGAAGGCTGCGGGATCGCGCGTGTTGGGGGTGACCGGCACACACACGCTGGAAGAGTTGCACCAGGCGGATTGGGTCGTGAGTTCGCTGGAAGGGCTTGCAGTGGTGAGTTCTGGGGCGGGGATGGAGCTACAGTTTCCGGCTGTTCGGTAG
- a CDS encoding phosphoglucomutase/phosphomannomutase family protein, with the protein MAEKTVVKFGTDGWRGVIADDFTYANVRVAVRAIANYVLAHEDAKAGVCIGWDTRFGSRSFARVAAEVLAGAGIPVQLASVITPTPALSYAVRERKAAGGVMITSSHNPAEWNGVKYKASYGGSGKPSIMTSIESYLDKPLVKAASPAPIVEVDFNPEYVAAIAKFVDLKAIKASGFKFLLDAMYGAGRGVVAGIFAKAEIPFTEIRNEVNPAFPGINPEPILPHIAETQVAVVGERCDAGLITDGDADRIGAVDEYGNVVDAHKILSLLAWWLLERKKWPGELTRAFNTTKMMDRIAAKYGRRLNEHGIGFKYVADLMLEKEILIGGEESGGMGISRHLPERDGLLNSLLIANVMADEKKTLGELVAALQDEFGEHQYGRIDMHIAEELKQSAIARAKAGVDSFAGMKVLRVETMDGIKFFLDNPECAGKKNAADTWLLLRASGTEPLLRVYSESCSKESVEKVLKAATEFVMKGNA; encoded by the coding sequence ATGGCAGAGAAGACGGTAGTGAAGTTTGGGACGGACGGATGGCGCGGCGTGATTGCCGATGACTTTACGTATGCGAATGTGCGCGTGGCCGTTCGGGCGATTGCCAACTATGTGTTGGCGCACGAGGACGCGAAGGCCGGGGTGTGCATCGGCTGGGACACGCGGTTCGGGTCGCGTTCGTTTGCGCGTGTGGCGGCGGAGGTGCTGGCTGGCGCGGGGATTCCTGTGCAGCTTGCGAGCGTGATTACGCCGACGCCGGCGTTGTCGTATGCGGTGCGCGAGCGCAAGGCCGCGGGCGGCGTGATGATTACGTCGAGCCACAATCCGGCGGAGTGGAACGGCGTGAAGTACAAGGCGAGCTATGGCGGCTCGGGCAAGCCCTCGATCATGACGTCGATCGAGAGCTATCTGGATAAGCCTTTGGTAAAGGCTGCTTCGCCGGCGCCGATCGTCGAGGTGGACTTCAACCCGGAGTATGTTGCGGCGATTGCGAAGTTCGTCGACCTGAAGGCGATCAAGGCTTCGGGCTTCAAATTTCTGCTGGATGCGATGTATGGGGCCGGACGCGGGGTGGTAGCCGGGATATTCGCCAAGGCGGAAATTCCGTTTACGGAGATTCGCAACGAGGTGAACCCGGCGTTTCCGGGGATCAATCCGGAGCCGATTTTGCCGCACATCGCGGAGACGCAGGTTGCGGTGGTGGGAGAGCGCTGCGATGCCGGTCTGATCACAGACGGCGATGCCGACCGCATCGGCGCGGTGGACGAGTATGGCAATGTGGTGGACGCGCACAAGATTCTTAGTCTGCTGGCTTGGTGGCTGCTGGAGCGGAAGAAGTGGCCGGGCGAGCTGACGCGCGCGTTCAACACGACGAAGATGATGGACCGCATTGCGGCGAAGTATGGCCGCAGGTTGAATGAGCACGGGATTGGATTCAAGTATGTCGCCGACCTGATGCTGGAAAAGGAAATTTTGATCGGCGGCGAGGAGTCGGGCGGCATGGGGATCAGCAGGCATCTTCCGGAGCGCGATGGTCTGCTGAACAGCCTGCTGATCGCCAATGTGATGGCCGATGAGAAGAAGACGCTGGGCGAGCTGGTGGCTGCGTTGCAGGATGAGTTTGGCGAGCACCAGTATGGGCGCATCGACATGCACATCGCTGAGGAGCTGAAGCAGTCAGCGATTGCGCGGGCGAAGGCTGGAGTGGACAGCTTTGCGGGAATGAAGGTGCTGCGGGTGGAGACGATGGACGGGATCAAGTTCTTCCTCGACAACCCGGAGTGCGCGGGGAAGAAGAACGCCGCAGATACCTGGCTGCTGCTGCGGGCCTCGGGGACGGAGCCGCTTCTGCGCGTGTACTCGGAAAGCTGCTCGAAGGAGTCGGTGGAGAAGGTGCTGAAGGCCGCAACGGAGTTTGTGATGAAGGGGAATGCTTGA
- a CDS encoding mannose-1-phosphate guanylyltransferase, protein MSSSVTGKELRFAPVILAGGSGTRFWPRSRRSRAKQVLALDGERTMIQQTVDRLLRVADAGDIWVITNGLLCEEIARQLPELDAAKILSEPAARNTAPACALAAFLLEKSDSEVVIGIFPSDHVVEDAERFAVVVQAGVKLAASGEKIVVLGVPATKAETGYGYIERGEESGGATSIVEGIEVRRVKRFTEKPHKALAEAFVASGNYAWNSGMFLWSARTLAGAIREHSPAMAPLMEKIAKAYGTPEFAEVFAEVYPQCENISIDYAVLEPRSAKGEEASEIYCLPGDFCWNDLGCWSALHEHVAHCGPEDLAERNIFDKTNQPCVNIDSHGNYVFAPGKAVALVGVSDLVVVETDDALLITTRERSQDVGKVVAELKQAGREDLV, encoded by the coding sequence ATGAGCAGTTCAGTTACGGGGAAAGAATTGCGTTTTGCGCCGGTCATTCTTGCGGGTGGGAGCGGAACGCGCTTCTGGCCGCGCAGCCGCAGATCGAGAGCAAAGCAGGTGCTGGCCCTCGATGGCGAGCGGACGATGATTCAGCAGACGGTCGACCGCCTGCTGCGGGTGGCCGATGCGGGCGATATCTGGGTGATTACGAACGGCCTGCTGTGCGAGGAGATTGCGCGGCAGCTTCCAGAACTCGATGCAGCGAAGATTCTGAGCGAGCCGGCGGCGAGGAATACTGCTCCCGCTTGTGCTCTGGCCGCGTTCCTTTTGGAGAAGAGCGATTCCGAGGTGGTGATCGGGATCTTTCCTTCGGACCATGTTGTGGAAGACGCTGAGAGATTTGCCGTCGTTGTGCAGGCCGGTGTGAAGCTGGCCGCGAGCGGAGAGAAGATCGTCGTACTCGGGGTTCCGGCGACGAAGGCCGAGACGGGCTACGGATACATCGAGCGCGGCGAGGAGTCGGGCGGAGCGACATCGATTGTGGAAGGGATCGAGGTTCGCCGTGTGAAGAGATTCACGGAGAAGCCGCACAAGGCGCTGGCGGAGGCGTTTGTGGCTTCGGGGAACTACGCATGGAACAGCGGCATGTTTCTGTGGAGCGCGAGGACGCTGGCAGGCGCGATCAGAGAGCACAGCCCGGCAATGGCTCCGCTGATGGAGAAGATCGCGAAGGCTTACGGGACGCCTGAGTTTGCGGAGGTCTTCGCGGAGGTGTATCCGCAGTGCGAGAACATCTCGATCGACTACGCGGTGCTGGAACCGCGGTCGGCGAAGGGCGAAGAGGCCTCGGAGATTTATTGTCTGCCTGGGGATTTCTGCTGGAACGACCTGGGCTGCTGGTCGGCGCTGCACGAGCATGTGGCGCACTGCGGGCCGGAAGACCTGGCGGAGAGAAATATCTTCGACAAGACGAACCAGCCGTGCGTGAACATCGATTCGCATGGGAACTATGTGTTTGCGCCGGGCAAGGCGGTGGCGCTGGTTGGCGTGAGCGATCTCGTTGTCGTGGAGACGGACGATGCGCTGCTGATTACGACACGGGAGCGCTCGCAGGATGTGGGCAAGGTTGTGGCGGAGTTGAAGCAGGCGGGCCGGGAAGATCTGGTGTAG
- a CDS encoding pyridoxal phosphate-dependent aminotransferase gives MSTATATKVFADRIGRIEVSATMAITAAALKLKSEGVNLADFGAGEPHFNTPRHIKDAAIEAIEKNFTRYTNVAGTPSVRQAIVDRHKADFGSDYAADECVFTTGGKLALFNAIQVLVDHGDEVILPVPYWVSFKDIIQYAGGKPVFLETNEAENFRVTAKMIENAITPKTKAIVLNTPSNPSGAVVSPEDLEAIVRMAHKRDIFVLLDECYVYLNFTGKIVSGGSFLDCKEHVVVLGSLSKTYAMTGWRAGYALGPKPIIAAMSKLQSQSTSNTASMVQQASIAAVSASQECVAEMRADYIRLRDRILEGFKTIPGLTCTVPEGAFYVYPNISKFIGKGGVKSATDLAAKLLSEAHVVVVPGEAFGTAEHIRLSYAVSHDVVDEGVKRMREYFASLG, from the coding sequence ATGAGCACAGCAACGGCAACCAAGGTTTTTGCGGACCGTATTGGCCGCATTGAAGTTTCGGCGACGATGGCGATTACAGCGGCGGCGCTGAAGCTGAAGTCCGAGGGTGTGAACCTGGCGGACTTTGGCGCAGGCGAGCCCCACTTCAACACTCCGCGTCATATTAAGGACGCCGCGATTGAGGCGATCGAGAAGAACTTTACCCGTTACACGAACGTGGCGGGAACGCCTAGCGTGCGTCAGGCGATTGTGGACCGGCACAAGGCCGACTTTGGTTCAGACTATGCTGCCGACGAGTGTGTGTTTACGACGGGCGGCAAGCTGGCACTGTTCAATGCGATTCAGGTGCTGGTGGACCACGGCGACGAGGTGATTCTGCCGGTGCCGTACTGGGTGTCGTTCAAGGACATCATTCAGTACGCCGGTGGCAAGCCGGTGTTCCTCGAGACGAATGAGGCGGAGAACTTCCGCGTGACCGCGAAGATGATCGAGAACGCAATCACGCCGAAGACAAAGGCGATCGTTTTGAACACGCCTTCGAATCCTTCTGGAGCGGTGGTTTCGCCGGAGGATCTGGAAGCGATCGTTCGCATGGCGCACAAGCGCGACATCTTCGTGCTGCTGGATGAGTGCTATGTGTACCTGAACTTTACGGGCAAGATCGTTTCGGGCGGCAGCTTTCTGGACTGCAAGGAGCACGTTGTGGTGCTGGGGTCGCTGTCGAAGACGTATGCGATGACGGGCTGGCGCGCGGGCTATGCCCTGGGGCCGAAGCCGATTATTGCGGCGATGAGCAAGCTACAGTCGCAGTCGACCTCGAACACGGCGAGCATGGTGCAGCAGGCGTCGATTGCAGCGGTGAGTGCTTCGCAGGAGTGCGTTGCGGAGATGCGCGCGGACTACATAAGGCTGCGCGACCGCATTCTGGAAGGATTCAAGACGATTCCAGGACTGACGTGCACGGTGCCTGAGGGAGCGTTTTATGTGTATCCGAACATCAGCAAGTTCATCGGCAAGGGCGGCGTGAAGTCGGCGACGGACCTGGCGGCGAAGTTGCTGAGCGAGGCGCATGTGGTGGTGGTTCCGGGCGAGGCGTTCGGGACGGCCGAGCACATACGGTTGTCGTATGCGGTCTCCCACGATGTTGTGGATGAGGGCGTGAAGAGGATGCGAGAGTATTTTGCATCGCTTGGCTAA
- a CDS encoding RraA family protein yields the protein MKRALPAILLISTLAAPLAHAQVKTTRDQILFYTSDWHGERFPDGRPKLPDSLLTRALDVSLEDVWDFLRGHKYNNQFEGNWQSLHPDQPFAGRALTAQYMPSRPDMSKAIEAEGKAEKRQSFNNSWPINDLQMGDVYVADGNGKVFEGTLIGSNLGSGIAAHTHSGFVFDAGIRDAEENREIANLNGVYRGYDPSFLIGMTLTAINAPIRIGHATVLPGDLVLAKRDGVIFIPAVLAEQAISSAEFTNLQDAFNFELNRSGANKGEFEGGWTNAKYDAFTKWIDAHPDKLKMPRSEFDSLLKQHRHE from the coding sequence ATGAAACGCGCACTTCCCGCCATCTTACTTATCAGTACCTTAGCCGCCCCCCTCGCCCACGCCCAGGTCAAGACCACCCGCGACCAGATCCTCTTCTACACCTCCGACTGGCACGGCGAGCGCTTCCCCGATGGCCGCCCCAAGCTCCCCGACTCGCTCCTCACCCGCGCCCTCGACGTCTCCCTCGAAGACGTCTGGGACTTCCTCCGCGGCCACAAGTACAACAACCAGTTCGAGGGCAACTGGCAGTCCCTCCACCCCGACCAGCCCTTCGCCGGACGCGCCCTCACCGCCCAGTACATGCCCTCGCGTCCCGACATGTCCAAGGCCATCGAAGCCGAAGGCAAGGCCGAGAAGCGCCAGAGCTTCAACAACAGCTGGCCCATCAACGACCTTCAGATGGGTGACGTCTACGTCGCCGACGGCAACGGCAAGGTCTTCGAAGGAACCCTCATCGGCTCCAACCTCGGCTCCGGCATCGCTGCCCACACCCACTCCGGCTTCGTCTTCGACGCCGGCATCCGCGACGCCGAAGAAAACCGCGAGATCGCCAACCTCAACGGCGTCTATCGAGGCTACGACCCATCCTTCCTCATCGGTATGACCCTCACCGCGATCAACGCCCCCATCCGCATCGGCCACGCCACCGTACTGCCCGGCGACCTCGTCCTCGCCAAGCGCGACGGCGTCATCTTCATCCCCGCCGTCCTCGCCGAACAGGCCATCTCCTCCGCCGAGTTCACCAACCTTCAGGACGCCTTCAACTTCGAGCTCAACAGATCCGGCGCCAATAAAGGCGAGTTCGAAGGCGGCTGGACCAACGCCAAGTACGACGCCTTCACCAAATGGATCGACGCCCACCCCGACAAGCTCAAGATGCCCCGCAGCGAGTTCGACTCACTCCTCAAACAGCACCGCCACGAGTAG
- a CDS encoding PQQ-binding-like beta-propeller repeat protein produces MNLRKIARPLTLLLCPLLFAIPSLAQQSTQNNWPSMGATPGNSHYSTLRQINRANVSTLKESWRFDTGESGGLETTPTVIDGVLYGLTPSKKIFALNAATGKTLWSFDSGVKAGAPSRGVTWWASGKERRLLAGIGNYLYALDPATGKPIASFGTGGRVDLRENLGRDPEKQSISLNTPGVIYKDLIIVGGAVPETIPAPPGDIRAYDVRTGKLRWSFHTIPHPGEPGYETWSPDSWKTSGSANNWCGMAIDLERGIVYVPTGSAVPDFYGTGRLGDNLYANTLLALDAATGKLIWHFQGIHHDIWDRDFPAPPLLLNVRRDGKTIPAVVQTTKQGILYVFDRTNGKPLFPIEERPALPSDVPGEVAAKTQPHPLGPGPFAPQAVTESTLTNRTPAAHSWAVERLKELRNDGLYVPLSVGKDTLITPSFEGGGEWGGPALDPETGLIYINANMHASIATLISSASDLPGRATYLAQCSVCHGDHRQGDPPSFPTLNGVGKKLSAAEIASTIHSGKGRMPAFPLAGKQLNDLLAYLETPSDAALEKAASEQQASPEAAAAPSHRAQYTMTGYRRFNDPEGYPATAPPWGTLNALDLSTGKYLWKLPLGEFPELAAKGVADTGSENYGGASVTAGGLIFIAATNFDHKIRAFDKSTGKLLWQSTLPFAGNATPVTYMAGGRQYVVIAAGGTSLNPRGPTGGVYVAFALP; encoded by the coding sequence ATGAATTTACGGAAGATCGCGCGCCCACTCACACTCCTGCTCTGCCCCCTGCTCTTTGCCATCCCGTCTCTCGCACAGCAGTCCACGCAGAACAACTGGCCCAGCATGGGTGCTACCCCCGGCAACTCGCACTACTCCACCCTTCGCCAGATCAATCGCGCCAACGTCTCCACCCTCAAGGAGTCCTGGCGCTTCGACACTGGCGAATCCGGCGGTCTTGAGACCACTCCCACTGTCATCGACGGGGTCCTCTACGGACTCACCCCCAGCAAAAAAATCTTCGCCCTCAACGCCGCCACCGGCAAAACTCTCTGGAGCTTCGACTCTGGAGTCAAAGCCGGCGCTCCCAGCCGAGGCGTTACCTGGTGGGCCAGCGGCAAAGAACGCCGTCTGCTCGCCGGCATCGGCAACTACCTCTACGCCCTCGATCCCGCCACCGGCAAACCAATCGCCTCCTTCGGAACTGGTGGCCGCGTCGACCTCCGCGAGAACCTCGGCCGCGATCCCGAGAAGCAGTCCATCTCGCTGAACACCCCCGGCGTCATCTACAAGGACCTCATCATCGTCGGCGGCGCCGTTCCAGAGACGATCCCCGCTCCACCCGGCGACATTCGCGCGTACGACGTTCGCACCGGCAAGCTCCGCTGGAGCTTCCACACCATCCCTCACCCCGGCGAGCCCGGCTACGAAACCTGGTCCCCTGACTCCTGGAAGACCTCCGGCTCGGCCAATAACTGGTGCGGCATGGCCATCGACCTCGAGCGGGGAATTGTTTACGTCCCAACCGGATCGGCCGTGCCCGACTTCTACGGGACCGGCCGCCTCGGCGACAACCTCTACGCCAACACCCTCCTCGCCCTCGACGCCGCCACCGGAAAACTGATCTGGCACTTCCAGGGCATCCACCACGACATCTGGGATCGCGACTTCCCCGCTCCGCCGCTTCTGCTCAACGTCCGCCGCGACGGCAAGACCATCCCCGCCGTTGTGCAGACCACCAAGCAGGGAATCCTCTACGTCTTCGACCGCACCAACGGCAAACCGCTCTTCCCCATCGAAGAGCGCCCCGCGCTCCCGAGCGATGTCCCCGGAGAGGTCGCTGCGAAGACCCAGCCCCACCCCCTCGGTCCCGGCCCCTTCGCGCCTCAGGCCGTAACTGAGTCCACACTCACCAATCGCACCCCCGCCGCTCACTCCTGGGCGGTCGAACGGCTCAAGGAGCTTCGCAACGACGGTCTCTACGTCCCTCTCTCCGTCGGCAAAGACACCCTCATCACCCCCAGCTTCGAGGGAGGGGGGGAGTGGGGCGGCCCGGCGCTCGACCCCGAGACGGGCCTGATCTACATCAATGCCAACATGCACGCCTCCATCGCGACGCTCATCTCCAGCGCCTCCGACCTGCCCGGCCGGGCCACCTATCTGGCCCAGTGCAGTGTCTGCCACGGCGATCACCGGCAGGGGGATCCCCCCTCTTTCCCCACACTCAACGGCGTCGGCAAAAAGCTGAGCGCCGCCGAGATTGCCTCCACCATCCACTCGGGCAAGGGGCGCATGCCCGCCTTCCCTCTCGCGGGCAAGCAACTCAACGACCTGCTCGCCTACCTCGAAACACCCTCCGATGCCGCCCTCGAAAAAGCTGCCAGCGAACAGCAGGCATCCCCCGAGGCGGCAGCCGCTCCCTCTCACAGGGCGCAGTACACCATGACCGGCTACCGCCGCTTCAACGATCCCGAAGGCTACCCGGCCACCGCTCCCCCCTGGGGGACACTGAATGCGCTCGATCTCTCGACAGGCAAATATCTCTGGAAGCTCCCCCTGGGCGAGTTCCCGGAGCTCGCCGCCAAGGGCGTGGCCGACACTGGCAGCGAGAACTACGGCGGAGCCAGCGTCACCGCCGGAGGCCTGATCTTCATCGCCGCCACCAACTTCGACCACAAGATTCGCGCCTTCGACAAGAGCACCGGCAAGCTACTCTGGCAATCCACTCTGCCCTTCGCAGGAAACGCCACCCCCGTCACCTATATGGCGGGCGGGCGGCAGTACGTCGTGATCGCAGCCGGAGGCACCAGCCTGAATCCGCGCGGCCCTACGGGTGGCGTCTATGTGGCCTTCGCCTTGCCGTAG
- the coaD gene encoding pantetheine-phosphate adenylyltransferase, whose amino-acid sequence MHTVKAIYPGTFDPLTNGHLDLIARGSKIVDELVVAILRNSEKGTPLFTVPERVEMITEAVAGFSNVTVATFDGLLVDFCREQGAKAVLRGIRAISDYEYEFQMAMMNRKLDPELETLFMMPAEKYTYVSSRLIKGVFELGGDVSALVPPLVVERLKVKVPSRV is encoded by the coding sequence ATGCATACGGTAAAGGCAATCTATCCCGGCACCTTCGACCCTCTGACCAACGGACACCTCGACCTGATCGCACGCGGATCGAAGATTGTCGATGAACTGGTGGTAGCGATCCTGCGCAACAGCGAGAAGGGAACGCCTTTGTTTACAGTGCCGGAGCGCGTCGAGATGATTACCGAGGCTGTCGCCGGGTTTAGTAACGTTACCGTGGCGACATTTGATGGTCTGCTGGTCGATTTCTGCCGGGAGCAGGGGGCCAAGGCCGTTCTGCGCGGTATTCGCGCAATCTCCGACTATGAGTACGAGTTCCAGATGGCCATGATGAACCGCAAGCTCGACCCGGAGCTGGAGACGCTGTTTATGATGCCTGCGGAGAAGTACACCTACGTCAGCTCGCGGCTCATCAAGGGCGTCTTTGAGCTAGGCGGCGATGTCTCGGCGCTGGTTCCCCCACTGGTGGTGGAGCGATTGAAGGTGAAGGTGCCCAGCCGGGTGTAG
- a CDS encoding RNA polymerase sigma factor codes for MSIDATASNLIPDVEAVPAPAATPFDDIDQVVTTHQKRIFRFLFSSVHDADLAHTLTQETFLRAWSSRAAFRGECSVTTWLTRIALNLLRDHTRTGRFRFWRRVASSSVDASEIAPFLPNSDSPLESRMIASEQMSLIWKTVNELSPRQRTVFLLRFVDDMELTEISASTGLPLSTVKSHLYRALAAVRTRHANSSPSESL; via the coding sequence ATGTCCATCGACGCCACCGCATCGAACCTCATTCCCGACGTTGAAGCCGTTCCAGCACCGGCTGCGACACCCTTCGACGACATCGACCAGGTAGTGACGACGCACCAGAAGCGCATCTTCCGCTTTCTGTTCTCGTCGGTGCACGATGCCGACCTGGCGCACACGCTTACCCAGGAGACCTTTCTGCGCGCATGGAGCTCGCGCGCGGCCTTTCGCGGCGAATGCTCGGTGACCACCTGGCTTACGCGCATCGCCCTCAACCTGCTTCGCGACCATACGCGCACCGGCCGGTTTCGCTTCTGGCGGCGTGTGGCCTCAAGCTCAGTCGATGCCTCGGAGATCGCGCCGTTTCTTCCCAACTCCGACTCGCCGCTGGAGTCGCGCATGATCGCCAGCGAGCAGATGTCGCTGATCTGGAAGACGGTCAATGAACTGTCCCCGCGGCAACGCACTGTCTTTCTGCTCCGCTTCGTCGACGACATGGAACTGACGGAGATCTCCGCCTCGACGGGCCTTCCTTTAAGCACCGTCAAGAGCCACCTTTACCGCGCCCTTGCTGCCGTGCGCACGCGCCACGCCAACTCTTCTCCATCGGAGTCCTTATGA
- a CDS encoding Spy/CpxP family protein refolding chaperone yields the protein MTLHRLMTTISLAVLCGSSALAQQTAPDPAPEAQPMQHRVIVRDIQFRGPGESGPRTDLRIGPPGMWWKNPDIVQKLSLTADQQKRMDDIFQQSRLQLIDLKANVEKQELLLEPMLAANPPDTNKVLAQIDHVASARAELEKANARMLLGIRGVLSADQWTKLQTEKQEMHQRFMRRPSGPGGPGGPGFGSGGPRPPSGPSASNSLYRVFPGEQGPAIIASVAGPTDDDVEFQAAADDLNM from the coding sequence ATGACACTCCATCGCTTGATGACGACCATCTCGCTTGCCGTTCTCTGTGGCTCATCTGCCCTGGCCCAGCAAACTGCTCCCGACCCAGCCCCCGAGGCCCAGCCGATGCAACACAGGGTCATCGTTCGCGATATTCAGTTTCGCGGACCGGGTGAGTCCGGTCCCCGCACCGACTTGCGCATAGGGCCGCCCGGAATGTGGTGGAAGAACCCGGACATCGTGCAGAAGCTCTCGCTGACCGCAGACCAGCAGAAGCGCATGGACGACATCTTCCAGCAGAGCCGTCTTCAGTTGATCGACCTGAAGGCCAACGTGGAAAAGCAGGAGCTGCTGCTGGAACCGATGCTCGCGGCCAACCCGCCGGACACCAACAAGGTGCTCGCGCAGATCGACCATGTCGCCAGCGCAAGGGCCGAGTTGGAGAAGGCAAACGCACGCATGCTGCTCGGCATACGCGGCGTGCTCTCGGCAGACCAGTGGACCAAATTGCAGACGGAAAAGCAGGAGATGCACCAGAGGTTCATGCGCAGGCCCAGCGGACCCGGTGGCCCCGGCGGGCCGGGATTCGGCTCCGGAGGTCCACGGCCTCCAAGCGGCCCCAGTGCTTCAAACAGCCTCTACAGGGTATTTCCCGGCGAACAGGGGCCGGCGATCATCGCATCCGTCGCAGGTCCGACCGACGACGACGTTGAGTTTCAGGCGGCAGCCGACGATCTGAATATGTAA
- a CDS encoding acetate uptake transporter — protein MATAAIVKNQPAANPAPLGLAGFGLTTIVLSAINAGLLPHEAVAVVVPLAFAYGGVAQIIAGILEFRTGNTFGMVAFTSYGLFWWWFAFLQWTIGAGWLKAPPASAVAVTLLAWGAFTFLLWVVTFRSSRAVWSIFLLLWITFLFLGLGDFGLTLGGVRMGAIGGYLGLLTGIDALLVAFIEVLNAVAGRTVVPLGDPIIR, from the coding sequence ATGGCAACCGCAGCTATCGTCAAAAACCAACCTGCCGCAAACCCCGCACCACTTGGACTCGCGGGCTTCGGACTTACCACCATCGTCCTCAGCGCCATCAATGCCGGCCTTCTGCCTCATGAAGCTGTTGCCGTTGTCGTACCCCTGGCCTTCGCTTACGGCGGCGTTGCGCAGATCATCGCGGGCATCCTCGAGTTCCGCACCGGCAACACCTTCGGCATGGTCGCCTTCACCTCGTACGGCCTCTTCTGGTGGTGGTTTGCCTTCCTGCAGTGGACCATCGGCGCGGGCTGGCTCAAGGCCCCACCGGCCTCCGCCGTCGCCGTCACGCTGCTGGCCTGGGGCGCGTTCACCTTCCTGCTCTGGGTGGTCACCTTCCGCTCCAGCCGCGCCGTCTGGAGCATCTTCCTTCTGCTCTGGATCACCTTCCTCTTCCTGGGCCTCGGCGACTTCGGCCTGACCCTCGGCGGCGTTCGCATGGGAGCCATCGGAGGTTATCTCGGACTGCTCACCGGTATCGATGCCCTTCTGGTTGCCTTCATCGAGGTACTCAACGCGGTCGCAGGTCGCACAGTGGTTCCACTCGGCGATCCGATCATTCGCTAA